The following are encoded together in the Longimicrobium sp. genome:
- a CDS encoding SIR2 family protein: MSTLATILADRQNRVAFDELCKAMRRRGPRPIAMVGAGTSVALGYPSWDALLDRLDERAAEAMRGARQQAAPPVKDYPDKLWRAQEYRRRMGEVAFGRALQAIFRPNGNAAALVDDLVRLPFSHFITTNYDQALEDAHQRVFQREPPSINWDDRDEVVEFITRVADPTWRRRYVHLHGRWDRPDSIVLSDADYTRRYVQSDDTPKKLFAIFALRRFVFIGFSLSDPDLMAVLREVAARIGGVGARHFALVGYERGENLEMHRSRFMSKFGVAPVFFETTGRDFTGLPLLIRALLEECGRQPKAATAPSLTTMMWSPIVGRQHSAEHARDMRSREEFRELIERIPISESLTDLRSLSGRWSMLDESFAEPPPLNPDDPHKHRFGGKPAAGGKVLRAHVKPVGDGEWFEVRLEVSAEPTAPPLEGSVTFHLHPTFVHDRIEQPVKDGAARVKLVAWGAFTVGAETSDGTRLELDLAELPSAPMAFRMR; encoded by the coding sequence ATGTCGACGCTCGCAACCATCCTCGCCGACCGGCAGAACCGCGTCGCCTTCGACGAGCTGTGCAAGGCGATGCGCCGCCGAGGCCCGCGCCCGATCGCCATGGTGGGCGCGGGGACGAGCGTGGCGCTGGGCTACCCCAGCTGGGACGCGCTCCTCGACCGCCTGGACGAGCGCGCCGCGGAGGCGATGCGCGGTGCCCGGCAGCAGGCCGCGCCGCCGGTGAAGGACTATCCCGACAAGCTGTGGCGCGCGCAGGAGTACCGCCGCCGCATGGGCGAGGTGGCGTTCGGCAGGGCGTTGCAGGCCATCTTCCGCCCCAACGGCAACGCCGCCGCGCTGGTGGACGACCTGGTGCGGCTGCCGTTCAGCCACTTCATCACCACCAACTACGACCAGGCGCTGGAGGACGCGCACCAGCGCGTGTTCCAGCGCGAGCCGCCGTCCATCAACTGGGACGACCGCGACGAGGTGGTGGAGTTCATCACCCGCGTGGCCGACCCCACCTGGCGGCGGCGGTACGTGCACCTGCACGGGCGGTGGGACCGGCCGGACAGCATCGTGCTGAGCGACGCCGACTACACGCGGCGCTACGTACAGTCCGACGACACCCCCAAGAAGCTGTTCGCCATCTTCGCGCTGCGCCGCTTCGTGTTCATCGGCTTCTCGCTCTCCGACCCCGACCTGATGGCGGTGCTGCGCGAGGTGGCGGCGCGCATCGGCGGCGTGGGCGCGCGGCACTTCGCGCTGGTCGGCTACGAGCGAGGGGAGAACCTGGAGATGCACCGCAGCCGGTTCATGTCCAAGTTCGGCGTGGCCCCGGTCTTCTTCGAAACCACCGGCCGCGACTTCACGGGGCTGCCGCTGCTGATCCGCGCGTTGCTGGAGGAGTGCGGGCGGCAGCCGAAAGCCGCCACGGCACCCTCCCTCACCACCATGATGTGGTCGCCGATCGTTGGGCGGCAGCATTCGGCCGAACATGCGCGCGACATGAGGAGTCGGGAGGAGTTCCGGGAGCTCATCGAACGGATCCCGATCTCCGAGAGCCTGACGGACCTGCGGTCGCTGAGCGGACGTTGGAGTATGTTGGACGAGTCGTTCGCCGAGCCTCCGCCCCTGAATCCTGACGACCCCCACAAGCATCGGTTCGGCGGGAAGCCGGCGGCGGGCGGGAAGGTGCTGCGCGCGCACGTGAAACCGGTGGGCGACGGCGAATGGTTCGAGGTGCGGCTGGAGGTCTCCGCGGAGCCGACGGCGCCGCCGCTGGAAGGGAGCGTCACCTTCCATCTCCATCCCACCTTCGTGCACGACCGCATCGAGCAGCCGGTGAAGGACGGCGCCGCGCGCGTGAAGCTGGTGGCGTGGGGCGCCTTCACCGTGGGCGCGGAGACGAGCGACGGGACGCGGCTGGAGCTGGACCTGGCCGAGCTGCCGAGCGCCCCGATGGCGTTCCGCATGCGCTGA
- a CDS encoding nuclease A inhibitor family protein has translation MTSDMSDLRRRVEEAAEGLTYTSESDRPFEWFELPGGAAGWPYGIGEFARRTGAAADAPLEERTLDRFFKPHIESTDLYDTRAQEIRPRYEALKRLLATGLREVRVFRVGRIAIDCYVVGDDGRGNLAGVRTVAVET, from the coding sequence ATGACGAGCGACATGTCCGACCTGCGCCGCCGCGTGGAAGAGGCCGCCGAGGGGCTGACCTACACCAGCGAGAGCGACCGCCCGTTCGAGTGGTTCGAGCTTCCCGGCGGCGCGGCGGGATGGCCGTACGGCATCGGCGAGTTCGCGCGGCGCACTGGCGCGGCGGCGGACGCGCCGCTGGAGGAGCGCACGCTGGACCGCTTCTTCAAGCCGCACATCGAATCCACCGACCTCTACGACACGCGCGCGCAGGAGATCCGCCCGCGCTACGAGGCGTTGAAGCGGCTGCTGGCCACGGGTCTGCGCGAGGTGCGCGTCTTCCGCGTCGGCCGCATCGCCATCGACTGCTACGTGGTGGGCGACGACGGGCGCGGCAACCTGGCCGGCGTCCGCACCGTGGCGGTGGAGACCTGA
- a CDS encoding PIG-L deacetylase family protein, whose protein sequence is MARQTLLVGLAHPDDEVGAAGTIRAQVARGDRVVVVWLTKGEMTEAFGPVSLDEVSRIREEHGVIAGRILGCETRFMDFPDTRLEATPDAAHRVAKLIAEVRPDAVLTWGEAWARGMRHPDHQASGKIFRDAITLARLAKAVHPLPAHREPAPVFTFRGSYSQLPAVVVDVAPYVDQIHELARFYFERIGFGNPDWIDRRLRVAAEAHGLRYAEVWDAWETRGGVVQSLLPASSEGLPGEPVHPSRPI, encoded by the coding sequence ATGGCGAGGCAGACGCTGCTGGTGGGGCTGGCGCACCCGGACGACGAGGTGGGCGCGGCGGGCACCATCCGCGCGCAGGTGGCGCGCGGCGACCGGGTGGTGGTGGTGTGGCTCACGAAGGGGGAGATGACGGAGGCGTTCGGCCCCGTCTCCCTCGACGAGGTGTCGCGCATCCGCGAGGAGCACGGCGTCATCGCCGGGCGCATCCTGGGGTGCGAGACGCGCTTCATGGACTTCCCCGACACGCGCCTCGAGGCCACGCCCGACGCCGCCCACCGCGTGGCGAAGCTGATCGCCGAGGTCAGGCCCGACGCGGTGCTCACCTGGGGCGAGGCGTGGGCGCGCGGGATGCGCCACCCCGACCACCAGGCGTCGGGAAAGATCTTCCGCGACGCCATCACCCTGGCGCGGCTGGCGAAGGCCGTCCATCCCCTCCCCGCGCACCGCGAGCCGGCGCCGGTGTTCACCTTCCGCGGCTCGTACTCGCAGCTGCCGGCGGTGGTGGTGGACGTGGCGCCGTACGTGGACCAGATCCACGAGCTGGCGCGCTTCTACTTCGAGCGGATCGGCTTCGGCAACCCGGACTGGATCGACCGCCGCCTGCGCGTGGCCGCCGAGGCGCACGGGCTGCGCTACGCCGAGGTGTGGGACGCCTGGGAGACGCGCGGCGGTGTTGTGCAGAGCCTCCTGCCCGCCTCGTCCGAGGGCCTCCCCGGCGAGCCCGTCCATCCCTCGCGGCCGATCTGA